GTTGGAAAGCATTTTTTTATCATTTTTTAGTTAATATATTTGCCTTAATAAAAAGCAAAAATTATAAAAAGGATAAAAATGGATTGGGGTAAAGTAATTTATATTTTCTTCTCACTAATGTCTTTAACAACAACAGCAGGTTTCATCTATGAACCAAACGCAATTGCACTATTTATAGCAGCTGGCGTAAATGTAATTTCAACAATACTAAAGCTAGGTGTAAAAAATTTACTCGCTGCTGAATTGTTAGCAAGTTCATTAGTTGCTGATTTACACCTAATTCCAGCTTTTATGGTATTAACTTTTACAGATAATGTAGCTTTAACTATTTCTTTAGCAATAGGTGCAATCGTTGCTAATATTTTCTCTGTAGCTTTAGCTTTAATAGAGAGTGCAAAAAGTCAAGATAAGGAAGAGTTTTAATGGAATATAATTCAAAAGATATTGAAAAAAAATGGCAAAATTTTTGGAGTGAAAAACAATCTTTTGAGCCAAGTGATGATTTAACAAAAGAAAAAAAATATATTTTAAGTATGTTCCCATATCCAAGTGGTAGAATCCACATGGGACACGTAAGAAATTATTGTTTGGGTGATGCTTTTGCACGTCATTTTAGAAAAGAAAAATTTAATGTTTTACATCCAATTGGATGGGATAGTTTTGGAATGCCAGCAGAAAATGCTGCAATAAAACATAAACTTCATCCAAAAAAATGGACTTATGAAAATATTGGTTATATGAGAGAAGAGCTAAGATCTCTTGGTTTATCTTTTTCTGAAACAAGAGAGTTTGCAACAAGTGATGAACTTTATACAAAATGGGAACAAGAATTCATCATTAAAATGCATGAAGCAGGAATTATTTATAGAAAATCTGCAATTGTTAATTGGTGTCCACATGACCAAACAGTTTTAGCAAATGAACAACTTGAAGAGGGATGTTGTTGGAGATGTGGAACTGAAGTTGTACAAAAAGAGATGCCAGGATATTATGTAGCAATTACGAAATATGCACAAGAATTACTTGATGATTTACAAGTTTTAAAAAATGATTGGCCAAGTCAAGTTTTAACAATGCAAGAAAATTGGATTGGAAGAAGTGAAGGTTTAGAGTTTAAATTTGAATTATCAGTGGAATCAAAAGCAAAACTTGAAAGATCTTTTAGTAAATATTTTGTGTTTACTACACGTCCTGATACTATTTACGGAGTTTCATATTCAGCACTTGCACCTGAACATCCAATTGTTAAATATATAGTTGAAAATAATCTTTTACCAGAGAAAAAAATTAAAGCTATCAAAGAAATGCAAAAAATTTCAGAAAGAGATAGAGCTACTCAAGAAAAAGAGGGAGTTTCACTTGAAATTGATGTTATGCATCCGTTAACTGGCGAAAAAATTCCTGTTTGGGTTGCAAATTTTGTATTAAGCTCTTATGGTGGAGGAGCTGTTATGGCAGTTCCAGCCCATGACCAAAGAGATTTTGAGTTTGCAAAAAAATATGATTTACCAATGAAACAAGTAATAGTTGGAAGTGAAGGAATAATTGAAAATTTAACTGAAGCTTACACTGCTGAAGGTACACTAATTGATAGTGAAGGATTTACTGGACTTCCAAATACAAAAGCAAAAAAAGCGATAATTTATCACTTTGAACAAAACTCTTTAGGTTCAAAACAAATTAATTTTAAACTAAGAGACTGGGGAGTTTCAAGACAAAGATATTGGGGGGCACCAATTCCATTTATTCATTGTGATGATTGTGGACTTGTAGCTGAAAAAATTGAGAATTTACCAGTTGCTTTACCTGAAGATGTTGAAATAACAGGAGAAGGAAATCCTTTAGATACTCATCCAACATGGAAACATTGTTCTTGTCCAAATTGTGGAAAACCAGCTCTTAGAGAAACAGATACATTAGATACATTTGTTCAATCTTCATGGTATTTTTTAAGATATGCAACAAATCCAAAATCTTGGAATGAAGTAGGAATTTCAAAAGCTGATAGTGATTATTGGATGGATGTTGACCAATATATTGGTGGAATTGAACATGCAATTTTACACTTATTATATGCAAGATTTTTCACAAAAGTATTAAATGATTTAGGTTATACAAATTCAAGAGAGCCATTTAAAAGATTACTTACACAAGGTATGGTACTTAAAGATGGTGCAAAAATGTCTAAATCTAAAGGAAATGTTGTAGATCCTGATTTAATAGTTGAAAAATATGGTGCAGATACAGCAAGATTGTTTATGTTATTTGCTGCACCACCAACAAAAGAGCTTGAATGGAATGATAGTGCTGTTGATGGAGCATATAGATTTATAAAAAAATTCTTTGAAAGAGCAACAAATGTGACTTCAAATGGATTGGCAAATTTTAAATCTATAAATCATTCAGGATTAAATAAAGAAGAAAAAGAAGCAAGAAAAAAAGTATATGAAGCATTGGTTAAATCAAATGAAGTATTTACAAAAACTTATACTTTTAATACATTAATTGCTTCATCAATGGAAGCATTAAATGCTTTACAAGTACAAAAAAATGAGTCAGTTTGGGCAGAGGGTTATTATATTTTAACAAATATTTTAGAACCAATTATTCCTCATGCTTGTTGGGAATTATCAAATAGTCTATTTAATCTTGAAAATTTTGATGGTAAATTAGAGGTTAAAGAAGAAGTATTTAAGTTAGAATCTATTATTTTAGCAGTTACAGTTAATGGTAAAAAAAGATGTGAAATTGAAGTTACTCCAAATGCTTCAAAAGAAGAAATTTTAGCCCAAGCAAAAGTAGCCGCAGCTAAATGGTTAGGTGAAAATGAATTATTAAAAGAGATAGTTGTACCTAATAAATTGGTAAACTTCGTTATAAAAGGATAAAAACAGTTATGCATATTTCTAAGACTTTACTATTTTTTGTTTTTACAATCAGTATAGCTTTTTTTATTAATGCTTGTGGGTATAAACCTTCAACTTATTATGCTAAAAAAGAGATGGAAGGAAATGTTTTTGTTAAACTTGATGTTAGTTTAGAAGACCCAAGAAACTCTGTTTTAGTAAAAGATGCAGTAAATAAAATTTTACTTCAAAAACTTGATTCAAAAATAGTAAATGATAGAAATCGTGCAGATGTTATTATGAATTTAGGTATTAATTCTGTAAGTATAACAACTTTACAATATGATGAAGAGGGTTATAATAAACTTTATAAGGCAGAAGTAGTTATAAAAGTTGAGTATTTTAGAAAAGATGATGGAATAAAAAAATCATTTATAGTTGATGGTGAGTATGATTTCTCAATTGATATTGGAACAACACTTACTGATTCAAATAGATTTGATGCCATTTCAAATGCATCAACTAAAGCTGTAGATGAAATTTTATCAAAAATTGCAGTTGCATCTTTTAAATAATGTTAGTTAATTTAAAAAAAGTAAATTTAGAAGAGTTTTTGAAATATAAAACTCTTTATTATGACAAGATAGATTTTAGTATTGTAAAATCTTCTTGGGATAAACTCTCAACAAAAATAAAACTTCCTTTTGTAATTCATATTGTGGGAACAAATGGAAAAGGAAGTACAGGAAGATTTTTAGCTCATTATTTACACAAAAAAGATTTCAAAGTTTTACATTATAGTTCTCCTCATATTTTAAAATTCAATGAAAGAATTTGGATAAATGGAAGTGATGTTCGTGATGAAAATTTGGAAATTGCTCATCAATTTTTACAAGATTTATTTGAAATAGAACTTTTAGAAAAATTAACATATTTTGAATATACCACTCTTTTGGCTTTTTATTTATCAAAAGATTTTGATTATTTAGTTTTAGAAGCTGGACTTGGAGGAGAGTTTGATGCAACAAATGTTGTAGAAAATAATCTTTCATTAATTACAACAATAGGTTTAGATCATCAAAGTTTTTTAGGAAACACAGTTGAAGAAATAGCCTCAACTAAAATGCGCTCAGTTGATAATAAAATGCTTATTGGTTATCAAGTTTTTCCTGAAGTTTTAGAAACAGCATATAAAGTAAAAGAGCAAATAAAACAACAAAGAAACAAAGATATTAAAATCATTGAAGTTAAAGAGTTTGACAAATATGAATTAAATCCTAAATTTGCAACTTTTCTAAAAAGAAATTTACATTTAGTAATTGCATGTTTGAATGAACTTAAAATTCCACTTGATTTAAAACTTTTTGATGATACACCACTTTTTGGAAGATGCCAAAAAGTTTTAAAAAATGTAACTGTTGATGTGGGTCATAATCCACTTGCTGCTTTGGTTTTAGCAAATGAGTTTAAAAACAAAAAAATAAATCTTATTTATAACTCTTACAAAGATAAAGATTATGAAACAGTTTTAAAAATATTAAAACCTATAATTAAAACTATTACAATAATAGAACTTGAAGATAAAAGAATAGTAGAAAAAGAAGAGTTAGAAAAACTAATAAAACAATTAGAATTAGCAAATAATAAGACAATAAAAATAGAAGAAAATGAAGAGTATTTAGTATTTGGTTCATTTTTAGTTGTTGAAAAATTTTTAACTTTGATTGGTTATGATGCAAACTCTTGAAAAAAGATTAGAAGAATTATATATTCAAAAAAATAAAATTGATGAAGAAATAGAATTTCTAAAAGAACAAATAAAAGAAAAACAAGCCTTAAAAATAAAAAAAACTTTTACAAAAGATGAAAAAATTGAACTTTTCAAATCTCTGTTTATTGCTCGTTTTGATATTTATGCAAAAAAATGGGTTAGCCGTGATGGTTTAAAACAAGGATTTTTTCCAGTTACAAAAACTTTTCAAGGGGAGGATTATCTTCCTTTGACAAATTATGAAATAGAAGAGCATTTAAGAGGAAATCTTTTTTTAGCAAGTTATTGTATTAATCAAAAAAATATGTCAAAGTTTGTAGTTTTTGAAATAGCTGACGAAGATAAATTTAAGCTGCAAATAGCTCTAAACTCTTTAAATATAAAAGCATATTATGAACTGAGTTCTTATAATTCACTTTTTGTTTGGGTATTTTTTGAAGAGGAAATCTCTTCAAAAATAGCTTTTAATTTTGCTTTATATCTTTTGAAAAAAGCAAATATTAGTGCAAAAACTTATCCAAATAAAGAGTTTGCAACAAAAGAGAATTTGGGAAATTGTATAGAACTGCCACTTCATTTAAAACATAGAGATAAAAATCGAACAGTTTTTATTGATATGAATACAAATAAAATTTATGAAGACCAATGGAGTGTTTTAGCAAATGTTTCAAAGGTTTCAAAACAAACAATTTCTAATTTTGCTGATGTTCCAAACTCAACAAATGTACAAAAAGATTTAAAAAAGATTGAATTTCCACTTGAAAAAATAGAGATTATTTTAGAAGATTATATCTATATTCCAACTTTAAATTTATCAAAATCACTAATAAGTAAGTTAAAATCATTTGCAACCTTTGAAAATCCTCAAATAAAAGTTTTATTGAGTCTTAGAAAACCACTTTTTAATACTCCAAAATATATTAGGTCTTTTGAGGAGAATGAAAATTTTTTAATGCTTCCAAGAGGTTTAAAAGAGACTTTAATAGATTTTTTTAATGCAAATGCTGTAAAATTTTCATTTGTTGATAAAAGAGTATTTAATAAAATCCAGACAAAAAAAGTAACTTTTAACTTAAGACCAGAACAAAGTGAAGCAATAAAAGAGATTAAAAAATCTGATTACTCTATTTGTGTTGCTCCTCCTGGATTTGGTAAAACTCTGCTTGGAGCAAAAATATTTGAAATTAGAGCTTGTACAACATTAATCGTTGTAAATAAAAATATGCTTTTAAATCAGTGGATTGAAAGATTTGTTGATTATTTTGGATATAACAAAAAAGATATTGGATATTTAGGGAAAGGTCATAATAAATTAAATGGTCAAATTGATGTTGCAACTATGCAAAGTTTGAAAAATGACCCAAAAATTATAGAAAACTACTCTTTTGTGATTGTTGATGAGTGTCATCATATTCCAGCACTTACTTTTGAGCAAATTATAAAAAGTTTTAAAGGTAGATATATTTTAGGACTTAGTGCAACTCCAAATAGAAAAGATGAACTTCAACCAATTTTATTTCAACAATTGGGTGAAATCTCTTATGAGTATAAAAAGAAAAAAACACATACAAATAGAGTACAAATAATTAGAACAGAGTTTGTAAGCCAAGCCGATAATTATGCAACTATTATAAATGAGTTATGTTTGGATGAAAATAGAAATAATTTAATAATAAATGCTATAAAAATTAATATTCAAAGAAAAATTTTAGTTTTAACTGATAGAATAGAACATATAAATATTTTAGAAAATCTGTTGCAAAAAGAGAATATTGATTATATAAGTGTTCACGGAAGTTTAAATAAAAAAGAACAAGTAGAAAATATGAATTTAGTAAAAACTAAGTCACTAATACTTGCAACAACTTCTTATTTTGGTGAAGGAATAGATTTCCCACACTTAAATACTATTCTTTTTGCAACACCAATCTCTTATTATGGAAGATTAATTCAATATTTAGGAAGAATTGGACGAGGAAATCAAGAGTGTTTAGCTATAGATTTTTTAGATTCAAAAAATGCGATGTTAAATTCAGCTTATAAAAAAAGGCTAGAAGGTTACAAACAAATGCATTATAGATAAAAAAGGGGTTTTATGTTAGGAATTATTGTTGCGGCAACTTCAATTGCTTTATTTTTAAATTTAATACTTAAAAAAGTTCATTTACCAACAATTATTGGATATATTTTAACCGGAACAATTATCGCTTATGCTTTTAATCTTCATGAAGCTGTAAATAACCATGAACTAAAAGAGATAGCTGAATTTGGAGTTGTATTTTTAATGTTTACTATTGGATTAGAGTTCTCTTTAAATCACTTAAAAAAGATGAAAAGAGAAGTTTTTTTCACTGGTAGTTTACAAATTATAATAACAGCTCTTTTTGTTTTTTTAATCTCAAGATTTGTTCTTGGTTTTGATACATCAACTTCTTTAATTATAGGAACAGCTCTTTCTTTATCTTCAACAGCAATTGTTTTAAAAACCTTTAATGAAACAAAAGAGATAAATAAACCTTATGGAAGAAGAGTTTTAGGTATTCTAATTATGCAAGATATTGCAGTAATTCCTATTTTACTTATGATTTCATTTTTTTCTATGACTGGTGAAGGTTCATTGGTTTTTACAATTGGGAAAACAATTTTAGCAGCGATAGTTTTATTAGCACTTTTATATTTTAGTGGAAAATATCTACTTGAACCATTTTTAAGATATGTATCAGCAACTAGATCAGATGAATTATTTGTAGCTTCTGTTTTACTTTTAGCAGTTGGTTCAGCATATTTGGCTTATTATTTTGGATTTTCATATTCACTTGGAGCATTTATTGCAGGTATGATGATTGCTGAAACAAAATTCAAACATCAAGTTGAAGCTGACCTTATTCCTTTTAGAAATATTCTTTTAGGTGTATTTTTTATTACAGTTGGAATGCAAATAAATTTTAAAATAATTGCTGATTATATTTTAATTATTTTAGTTTTATTACCTCTTGTTATGGCTTTAAAATTTGCTGTTATTTATGCTCTTGTAAGATATGAAGATAATAAAAGAATTGCTTTTAAAACAGCACTTTCATTGATTCAAATCGGAGAATTTTCTTTAGCTATTTTAGAATTAGCAAGAAGTCAAAGTTTAATTGACCCAACATATTCTCAAATTTTAATAGTTACAATTGTAATTTCAATGATTTTAACACCAATTATTCTAAAAAATCTATCTAAAGCAGCTGCAAAATTAATGCCTGAAGATGTAATGATGATTACAAACACTTATAATGTTTCAGAAGACACAGAAAATCATGTTATTGTTTTAGGTTATGGAAGATTTGGACAAGCCATTGTAAAAGAGTTAAAAAACTTTGGTCAAAATTATGTAATTTTAGAACATAATGTAAAATTTTATCAAGAGGGAAAAGATGCAGGTGAACCAATAATTTTTGGAAATGCAGCCCAAAAACATATCTTAAACTCTTTAAATATTACAAAATCATCAGCTGTTATTGTAGCTGTTAACAATCCAGAAATTTTACACTTGATTTGTGAAGCGGTTGGAGATTTGACAAAAAATAGTAAAACTATTGTAAATGTTACGACTGAAGAAGAAAAACAATCTTTACAAAATTTACATTTAGAGCATATAATTGTGGCAACTAATCAAATAGCAAAAGCTGTAGTTGATGAAGTTTTATATTGTAGATTGGATAATAGTAAAGAATATTATTAAAAAATATAATAAATATTAGAATTAGTAATATAAGTATTAGTTATAATTTTTTATTAAAAATTAAACTTTTTTCATATAAACTCTTTTTTAATCAATTACTAAAAAATTAGTAAGAGGTTTTTAATTAAGGGGAGAAATATGAAATTAGGAAAAGTTTTATTAACAGCTTCATTTTTAGCTACATCTTTATTTGCAAGTGAATTTATCAGTTATGATAAATTATCAAAAACATTAAAAGAAGAGGCAAAAAAATCTGGAAATTATGCTACAACTGAAGAAGTAAAAGAAGCATTAACAAAAAAAGATTGGGCTGTTGTTGATGTAAGAACTATGGAAGAGTGGTCAGCTGCTTCTATTAAAGGTTCACAAAGAGTTGGGCGTGAAGCACCTGAAAAAGCATTAGAAAATATTGTTTTAGATGACGATGAAAAATTTGTAAAACCTAATTTAATAGTTGTTTGTAATACAGCTTCAAGAGCAGCACTTGAAGCTCAAGCTTTTAGACAAATGGGATTTAATACTGTAAAAATTTATGAAATTAACAAATGGATTGATGAGTGCAATCCTGTTGTTACAAAATATACTTCAGGTGAAAATAAAGAAGGAACAAAAACAAAGTTCGGTAACTATTACGCAGAACATTGTAAAAAATAAAAAAGGGTAGTTTACTACTCTTTTTCTATATATCTTTGTTTTGCACTCTTTTTTATTTTTTCAACTTCAACTAAAATAAATCCATCAACACAATCACCA
The genomic region above belongs to Arcobacter ellisii and contains:
- a CDS encoding Mur ligase family protein, translated to MLVNLKKVNLEEFLKYKTLYYDKIDFSIVKSSWDKLSTKIKLPFVIHIVGTNGKGSTGRFLAHYLHKKDFKVLHYSSPHILKFNERIWINGSDVRDENLEIAHQFLQDLFEIELLEKLTYFEYTTLLAFYLSKDFDYLVLEAGLGGEFDATNVVENNLSLITTIGLDHQSFLGNTVEEIASTKMRSVDNKMLIGYQVFPEVLETAYKVKEQIKQQRNKDIKIIEVKEFDKYELNPKFATFLKRNLHLVIACLNELKIPLDLKLFDDTPLFGRCQKVLKNVTVDVGHNPLAALVLANEFKNKKINLIYNSYKDKDYETVLKILKPIIKTITIIELEDKRIVEKEELEKLIKQLELANNKTIKIEENEEYLVFGSFLVVEKFLTLIGYDANS
- the leuS gene encoding leucine--tRNA ligase; translation: MEYNSKDIEKKWQNFWSEKQSFEPSDDLTKEKKYILSMFPYPSGRIHMGHVRNYCLGDAFARHFRKEKFNVLHPIGWDSFGMPAENAAIKHKLHPKKWTYENIGYMREELRSLGLSFSETREFATSDELYTKWEQEFIIKMHEAGIIYRKSAIVNWCPHDQTVLANEQLEEGCCWRCGTEVVQKEMPGYYVAITKYAQELLDDLQVLKNDWPSQVLTMQENWIGRSEGLEFKFELSVESKAKLERSFSKYFVFTTRPDTIYGVSYSALAPEHPIVKYIVENNLLPEKKIKAIKEMQKISERDRATQEKEGVSLEIDVMHPLTGEKIPVWVANFVLSSYGGGAVMAVPAHDQRDFEFAKKYDLPMKQVIVGSEGIIENLTEAYTAEGTLIDSEGFTGLPNTKAKKAIIYHFEQNSLGSKQINFKLRDWGVSRQRYWGAPIPFIHCDDCGLVAEKIENLPVALPEDVEITGEGNPLDTHPTWKHCSCPNCGKPALRETDTLDTFVQSSWYFLRYATNPKSWNEVGISKADSDYWMDVDQYIGGIEHAILHLLYARFFTKVLNDLGYTNSREPFKRLLTQGMVLKDGAKMSKSKGNVVDPDLIVEKYGADTARLFMLFAAPPTKELEWNDSAVDGAYRFIKKFFERATNVTSNGLANFKSINHSGLNKEEKEARKKVYEALVKSNEVFTKTYTFNTLIASSMEALNALQVQKNESVWAEGYYILTNILEPIIPHACWELSNSLFNLENFDGKLEVKEEVFKLESIILAVTVNGKKRCEIEVTPNASKEEILAQAKVAAAKWLGENELLKEIVVPNKLVNFVIKG
- a CDS encoding DEAD/DEAH box helicase, producing the protein MMQTLEKRLEELYIQKNKIDEEIEFLKEQIKEKQALKIKKTFTKDEKIELFKSLFIARFDIYAKKWVSRDGLKQGFFPVTKTFQGEDYLPLTNYEIEEHLRGNLFLASYCINQKNMSKFVVFEIADEDKFKLQIALNSLNIKAYYELSSYNSLFVWVFFEEEISSKIAFNFALYLLKKANISAKTYPNKEFATKENLGNCIELPLHLKHRDKNRTVFIDMNTNKIYEDQWSVLANVSKVSKQTISNFADVPNSTNVQKDLKKIEFPLEKIEIILEDYIYIPTLNLSKSLISKLKSFATFENPQIKVLLSLRKPLFNTPKYIRSFEENENFLMLPRGLKETLIDFFNANAVKFSFVDKRVFNKIQTKKVTFNLRPEQSEAIKEIKKSDYSICVAPPGFGKTLLGAKIFEIRACTTLIVVNKNMLLNQWIERFVDYFGYNKKDIGYLGKGHNKLNGQIDVATMQSLKNDPKIIENYSFVIVDECHHIPALTFEQIIKSFKGRYILGLSATPNRKDELQPILFQQLGEISYEYKKKKTHTNRVQIIRTEFVSQADNYATIINELCLDENRNNLIINAIKINIQRKILVLTDRIEHINILENLLQKENIDYISVHGSLNKKEQVENMNLVKTKSLILATTSYFGEGIDFPHLNTILFATPISYYGRLIQYLGRIGRGNQECLAIDFLDSKNAMLNSAYKKRLEGYKQMHYR
- the lptE gene encoding LPS assembly lipoprotein LptE, whose product is MHISKTLLFFVFTISIAFFINACGYKPSTYYAKKEMEGNVFVKLDVSLEDPRNSVLVKDAVNKILLQKLDSKIVNDRNRADVIMNLGINSVSITTLQYDEEGYNKLYKAEVVIKVEYFRKDDGIKKSFIVDGEYDFSIDIGTTLTDSNRFDAISNASTKAVDEILSKIAVASFK
- a CDS encoding rhodanese-like domain-containing protein, with translation MKLGKVLLTASFLATSLFASEFISYDKLSKTLKEEAKKSGNYATTEEVKEALTKKDWAVVDVRTMEEWSAASIKGSQRVGREAPEKALENIVLDDDEKFVKPNLIVVCNTASRAALEAQAFRQMGFNTVKIYEINKWIDECNPVVTKYTSGENKEGTKTKFGNYYAEHCKK
- a CDS encoding cation:proton antiporter, whose protein sequence is MLGIIVAATSIALFLNLILKKVHLPTIIGYILTGTIIAYAFNLHEAVNNHELKEIAEFGVVFLMFTIGLEFSLNHLKKMKREVFFTGSLQIIITALFVFLISRFVLGFDTSTSLIIGTALSLSSTAIVLKTFNETKEINKPYGRRVLGILIMQDIAVIPILLMISFFSMTGEGSLVFTIGKTILAAIVLLALLYFSGKYLLEPFLRYVSATRSDELFVASVLLLAVGSAYLAYYFGFSYSLGAFIAGMMIAETKFKHQVEADLIPFRNILLGVFFITVGMQINFKIIADYILIILVLLPLVMALKFAVIYALVRYEDNKRIAFKTALSLIQIGEFSLAILELARSQSLIDPTYSQILIVTIVISMILTPIILKNLSKAAAKLMPEDVMMITNTYNVSEDTENHVIVLGYGRFGQAIVKELKNFGQNYVILEHNVKFYQEGKDAGEPIIFGNAAQKHILNSLNITKSSAVIVAVNNPEILHLICEAVGDLTKNSKTIVNVTTEEEKQSLQNLHLEHIIVATNQIAKAVVDEVLYCRLDNSKEYY
- a CDS encoding DUF6394 family protein; this encodes MDWGKVIYIFFSLMSLTTTAGFIYEPNAIALFIAAGVNVISTILKLGVKNLLAAELLASSLVADLHLIPAFMVLTFTDNVALTISLAIGAIVANIFSVALALIESAKSQDKEEF